In a genomic window of Muntiacus reevesi chromosome 1, mMunRee1.1, whole genome shotgun sequence:
- the LOC136155655 gene encoding olfactory receptor-like protein OLF4: protein MEPRNNTQISRFLLLGLSKEAELKPLIFGLFLSMYLITVFGNLLIILAVSSDSHLHTPMYFFLSNLSFVDICFTTTTLPKMLWNIQTQSKDITYEGCITQIYFYILFADLDDILLSVMAYDRYVAICHPLHYTVIMSPRLCGLLVLISWVLLALHSLLHSLMVLRLSFCPEMQIPHFFCELSQVVQLSSSDNFLNNIVMYFAAVLMGVGPFAGILYTYSKIVSCICKISLSQGRYKAFSTCVSHLLVVSLFYFTASGVYLSSAATHTSYSSTIASVMYSVITPLLNPFIYSLRNQDIKGALKRFYFMPRLKGQIP, encoded by the coding sequence ATGGAGCCAAGAAACAATACACAAATTTCaagatttcttcttctgggactttcaAAGGAAGCAGAACTAAAACCCCTCATATTTGGGCTTTTTCTCTCCATGTATCTGatcactgtgtttggaaacctgctcatcatcttGGCTGTCAGctcagactcccacctccacacacccatgtacttcttcctctccaacctgtcctttgtagacatctgtttcaccaccaccaccctcccaaagatgctgtggaacatccagacacagagcaaagatatcacctatgaaggctgcatcacccagatatatttttacattctctttgcAGATTTAGATGACATTCTCCTGAGTGTGATGGCCTATGATcggtatgtggccatctgccatcCCCTGCACTACACGGTCATCATGAGTCCCCGGCTCTGTGGACTGCTGGTTCTGATATCCTGGGTGCTGCTTGCCTTGCATTCCTTGCTACACAGCCTAATGGTGCTGCGACTGTCCTTCTGTCCAGAAATGCAAAtcccccactttttctgtgaactcaGTCAGGTGGTACAACTTTCCAGTTCTGACAACTTTCTTAATAACATAGTGATGTATTTTGCAGCTGTCCTGATGGGTGTCGGTCCTTTTGCTGGTATCCTTTACACTTACTCTAAAATAGTTTCCTGCATATGTAAAATCTCATTGTCTCAGGGGAGGTATAAAGCATTTTCTACCTGTGTGTCCCACCTCTTGGTTGTctccctattttattttacagcctCAGGAGTTTACCTTAGCTCTGCTGCTACTCACACCTCATATTCAAGTACAATTGCCTCGGTGATGTACTCTGTGATCACACCcctgctgaaccccttcatctacagtctgagaaaTCAAGATATAAAAGGGGCTCTGAAGAGATTCTACTTTATGCCAAGATTAAAAGGCCAAATACCCTAG